A window from Hemicordylus capensis ecotype Gifberg chromosome 2, rHemCap1.1.pri, whole genome shotgun sequence encodes these proteins:
- the LOC128345353 gene encoding uncharacterized protein LOC128345353, whose product MVVRLACSEEGESYARGPTILDRSHQRSQTKSAPPINNVVRRNFNKSIPDRSSPGSTRTAPGAGVPGHLVASGQQDSGSSAEQPGLESARLLEETSLNRKKYTKNANKEIMICYYKSSPTRRDYLKRMYQIWKEKHPDTEITEQRLADQRRFIIRNKVFTGVELEELQRATQAQDMEEELPPTEEVIQAQVEEEVLEIEDATVAELFQNQNQATSPLPSPQKPECHLTKKQQELKQKITEHVNQTTTRVRLPALKTVAKKQLAQALKDVSAALAEIATNNLQETNQLMYSAATITQELGYKISGPV is encoded by the coding sequence atggttgtgcggcttgcgtgctctgaggaaggtgagagctatgccagaggtccaaccatactggacaggtctcaccagaggagccagacaaagagtgccccTCCCATCAACAAtgtggtgagacgtaactttaataaatctataccggatcggtcgtcacccgggtcaacaaggaccgcgccaggtgctggagtccctggacatctggtggcaagtgggcaacaggactcaggatcttcagctgagcaaccagggctggagtctgcaaggttactggaagaaacgtcgcttaaccgaaaaaaatatacgaaaaacgccaacaaggaaataatgatctgctattacaagtctagtccaactagaagagattatttaaaaagaatgtaccaaatttggaaagaaaagcatccagatacagaaataacagaacaaaggctagcagaccagagaagattcataataagaaataaagtattcacaggagttgagctggaagaactgcaaagagcaacacaggctcaagatatggaagaagaattaccaccaactgaagaagttattcaggcgcaggtggaggaggaggtgttggaaatagaggatgccactgttgctgaactgtttcaaaatcaaaaccaggcaacctcccctttgccttcacctcaaaaacccgaatgccatttaacaaaaaagcaacaagaactaaagcaaaaaataactgagcacgtgaaccaaacaaccaccagggttcgacttccagctctaaaaacagttgccaaaaaacaacttgctcaggcattaaaagatgtcagtgctgcacttgcagaaatagcaaccaataacttgcaagaaacaaaccaactaatgtacagtgcagcaacaataacacaagagctcggatataagatcagtggaccggtataa